TAATAGAGGTTTCGTCACCAGTATCTTCTTTACTTAAAGATATGGGAGTTACTAGAGCTTTGCTAGAAGCAGGAATAAAGGAGCTTAGGAAAGGGAGTAAGGCTACTTCAGCGAGTTCGGAGGAAACCTACCAAAGTTTGAGCAAGTACGCTAAGAACTTTAATGAACTCGCTGCGGAGGGCAAGCTAGACCCTGTGATTGGTAGAGATGAGGAAATCCGCCGTGTATTGCAAATTCTTTCTAGGAGAACCAAAAACAATCCTATCCTTATAGGAGAGCCTGGGGTTGGTAAAACCGCTATAGCTGAAGGCATTGCTCATAGGATTATTTCTGGAGATGTGCCAGAAAACCTAATGGATAAAACGCTTTATTCCTTAGATATGGGGGCGTTGGTTGCGGGGGCTAAGTACAAAGGAGAGTTTGAAGAGCGTCTGAAATCTGTGGTTAATGAAGTAACGAAATCAGATGGGCAAATCATTCTTTTTATAGATGAAATACATACTTTAGTAGGTGCTGGAGGTGGAGAAGGGGCAATGGATGCAGCTAACATCCTAAAACCAGCTTTGGCTAGAGGAGAGCTTAGAGCTATAGGAGCAACGACGCTTAACGAGTATCAAAAATATTTTGAAAAAGATAAAGCATTGGAACGTCGTTTCCAAAAAGTGATGGTGGAAGAACCAGATACGGAGTCGGCAATTTCTATTTTGAGGGGGATTAAGGATAAGTACGAGTTTCATCATAAAATCAGAATTAAAGATGAAGCTATTATCGCTGCGGTGGAAATGTCTCAGCGTTATATATCAGACCGTTTTCTTCCAGATAAAGCTATTGATTTGATAGACGAGGCTTCTTCTAAACTAAGGATGGAAATCAATTCTAAGCCTGAAGAGTTGGATATTCTAGATAGAAAATTGATGCAGCTAGAGATAGAACTCGCTGCAATTTCTAGAGAAGGTAATCAAACTAAAATAGACCACCTTAAAGAGGATATAGCTAAGGTAACCGAGGAAAGAAACGAAATCAATGCAAAGTGGTTACAAGAAAAGCAAAAGTCTGAAGATTTAACTCAGATTAAAAAAGACATTGAGGCGTTGAAACTAGAAGCAGAAAGAGCTCAAAGATTAGGCGACTATGCCAAGGTTTCGGAAATTCAGTATGGTAAATTAAGGGAAAAAGAGGAGGAACTTCGTAAGATAGAACTTCTTATGCAGAATAACCAAAATGAACTCATTAAAGAAGAGGTAACGGCAGAGCATATCTCCGAAGTTATTTCTAAATGGACGGGGATTCCTGTAACAAAGCTACTCCAAAGCGAGAGAGAAAAATTACTTCACCTAGAAGACGAACTCCACAAAAGAGTAGTGGGGCAAGAGGAAGCTATAGAAGCGGTAGCTAATGCTATCAGAAGAAACCGTGCAGGGCTTAATGATGAGAAAAAACCAATTGGCTCATTCCTGTTTTTAGGA
The genomic region above belongs to Riemerella anatipestifer and contains:
- the clpB gene encoding ATP-dependent chaperone ClpB, which gives rise to MNLNQFTVKSQEVIQKAQQLAMAFGHQSIEPQHILEGIFESDDTISSFLLKKSEADATLIRERNRQNLETLPKVEGGSLYLSQSGNRVLLEAPNLAKKMGDEYVTIEHLWLALIEVSSPVSSLLKDMGVTRALLEAGIKELRKGSKATSASSEETYQSLSKYAKNFNELAAEGKLDPVIGRDEEIRRVLQILSRRTKNNPILIGEPGVGKTAIAEGIAHRIISGDVPENLMDKTLYSLDMGALVAGAKYKGEFEERLKSVVNEVTKSDGQIILFIDEIHTLVGAGGGEGAMDAANILKPALARGELRAIGATTLNEYQKYFEKDKALERRFQKVMVEEPDTESAISILRGIKDKYEFHHKIRIKDEAIIAAVEMSQRYISDRFLPDKAIDLIDEASSKLRMEINSKPEELDILDRKLMQLEIELAAISREGNQTKIDHLKEDIAKVTEERNEINAKWLQEKQKSEDLTQIKKDIEALKLEAERAQRLGDYAKVSEIQYGKLREKEEELRKIELLMQNNQNELIKEEVTAEHISEVISKWTGIPVTKLLQSEREKLLHLEDELHKRVVGQEEAIEAVANAIRRNRAGLNDEKKPIGSFLFLGTTGVGKTELAKALAEFLFDDENNMTRIDMSEYQERHSVSRLVGAPPGYVGYDEGGQLTEAVRRRPYSVVLLDEIEKAHPDVFNTLLQVLDDGRLTDNKGRVVNFKNTIVIMTSNLGSHIIQENFEGLTEENQEEIVSKTKEEVFGVLKQSLRPEFINRIDEVVLFQPLNKKEIGKIIQYLLRGFNKMLEKKNIILTSTEDALNYIREKGYDPSFGARPLKRLLQQEVLNQLSKEILAGNVNDGDRIILDYFKESGLVFRQAE